The Mycolicibacterium smegmatis genome has a window encoding:
- a CDS encoding diol dehydratase small subunit, with the protein MTITSHSGRSIDEVTVEAARGGDLTLDDIRISRDTLISQAEAAERTGSEQLGLNLRRAAELTALSSDDMLAAYEALRPGRSTFSELEALAQRLAAQEAHTCAQLVREAAAAYRRRGLLR; encoded by the coding sequence ATGACCATCACCTCACACTCCGGCCGCAGCATCGACGAGGTGACGGTCGAGGCCGCCCGCGGCGGCGACCTGACCCTCGACGACATCCGGATCAGCCGGGACACCCTGATCTCCCAGGCCGAGGCCGCCGAACGCACCGGGTCGGAGCAACTGGGCCTCAATCTTCGGCGCGCGGCCGAACTGACCGCGCTGAGCTCTGACGACATGCTGGCGGCATACGAGGCGCTGCGGCCGGGACGCTCCACCTTCTCCGAACTCGAAGCGCTCGCACAGCGCCTCGCCGCGCAGGAGGCGCACACGTGTGCCCAGTTGGTCCGTGAGGCGGCCGCGGCCTACCGGCGGCGCGGCCTGCTGCGGTGA
- a CDS encoding propanediol/glycerol family dehydratase large subunit, whose protein sequence is MHLNSTEVDSRLGRIRLLDRQRVNLDGFADVDAELGMISHLSPNDPEPSWVVADDGTVLEMDSKPAEDFDTIDEFIVKYAIDHEQAPRSMAMTDLDLARMIVDPGRPREEILRVCSGLTPAKMARVVASLQPVEIQMAMMKMRARRTPANQAHVTNRLDDPLLIAADAATAVVYGFRELEATVPVLDDAPAVAVGLLIGSQVPAPGALTQCSVEEARELELGVRGLVSYAETVSVYGTEQVFTDGDDTPWSKAFLTSCYASRGIKMRLSSGAGSEVLMGQAEGKSMNYLEARCVALARGIGAQGVQNGGVDGAAITASVPGGVKELHAENLMVMLRGLESCSGNDSLMSESTMRRTSRTLPTLLSGSDFIFSGFGSVVSYDNMFGPSNFNAADLDDYLVLQRDWGVDGGLRSVDPTTLESMRREAAEATRAVFEYLGLADFDDDHVEAVVGAEGSKDLPQDDGVKVLSAARMIDQSGLTVLDIVSALAETGFTHIADRVLGMARARVTGDYLQTAAIFDEEMNVLSALHDPNDYRGPGTGYRPTPERQAQIDAVRQARSVADLVKEQATSAQPDRLRVLGAATVGEDPREVVIGVSPAFGTKLFRTLSGMTIYDVLEQILAGLEEEHCVPRLVRITDSIDLGAIGKSAAQLSGSGIGVGLQAKGTTLIHRRDLPPLANLELLSVAPLITPEMYRLIGINAGRHAKGATPSPMRNAYTDEAITARYHTKVVSMVAIEREESERRETGNVELEITR, encoded by the coding sequence ATGCACCTGAACAGCACCGAGGTCGACAGCAGGTTGGGACGCATCCGTCTGCTGGATCGGCAGCGCGTCAATCTCGACGGGTTCGCCGACGTGGACGCCGAACTCGGGATGATCTCGCATCTCTCGCCCAACGACCCGGAGCCGTCCTGGGTGGTGGCCGACGACGGCACGGTGCTGGAGATGGACTCGAAACCGGCCGAAGACTTCGACACGATCGACGAGTTCATCGTGAAATACGCCATCGACCACGAGCAGGCGCCGCGTTCGATGGCGATGACCGACCTGGACCTGGCCCGGATGATCGTGGACCCGGGCCGGCCGCGTGAGGAGATCCTGCGGGTGTGCTCGGGGCTGACCCCTGCCAAGATGGCCCGCGTCGTCGCGAGCCTGCAGCCCGTCGAGATCCAGATGGCGATGATGAAGATGCGTGCCCGGCGCACGCCCGCCAACCAGGCCCACGTCACCAACCGCCTCGACGACCCACTGCTGATCGCGGCCGACGCCGCCACCGCGGTGGTGTACGGCTTCCGCGAACTCGAGGCCACCGTGCCCGTGCTGGACGACGCCCCTGCGGTCGCCGTCGGCCTGTTGATCGGCTCGCAGGTGCCCGCCCCCGGCGCGCTGACGCAGTGCTCCGTGGAGGAGGCTCGCGAACTGGAACTGGGTGTGCGCGGCCTGGTCTCGTACGCCGAGACGGTGTCGGTCTACGGCACCGAGCAGGTCTTCACCGATGGCGACGACACGCCGTGGTCCAAGGCGTTCCTCACCTCGTGCTACGCCTCGCGCGGAATCAAGATGCGGTTGTCCAGCGGCGCAGGCTCCGAGGTGCTCATGGGACAGGCCGAGGGCAAGTCGATGAACTACCTGGAGGCCCGCTGCGTGGCGCTGGCCAGGGGCATCGGTGCCCAGGGCGTGCAGAACGGCGGCGTCGACGGGGCGGCGATCACCGCGTCCGTACCCGGCGGCGTCAAGGAACTCCACGCCGAGAACCTCATGGTGATGCTGCGCGGGCTCGAATCCTGCAGTGGCAACGACTCGTTGATGAGCGAGTCGACCATGCGCCGCACCAGCCGGACGTTGCCGACACTGCTGTCGGGTTCGGACTTCATCTTCTCCGGGTTCGGCTCGGTCGTGTCCTACGACAACATGTTCGGCCCGTCCAACTTCAACGCCGCCGACCTCGACGACTACCTCGTGCTGCAGCGCGACTGGGGCGTCGACGGCGGTCTGCGGTCGGTGGATCCGACCACCCTGGAGTCGATGCGCCGCGAGGCTGCCGAGGCCACCCGCGCGGTGTTCGAGTACCTCGGCCTGGCCGATTTCGACGACGACCACGTGGAAGCCGTTGTGGGAGCCGAAGGTTCGAAGGACCTTCCGCAGGACGACGGGGTGAAGGTGCTCAGCGCCGCCCGGATGATCGACCAGTCCGGGCTCACGGTGCTCGACATCGTGTCCGCACTCGCCGAGACCGGGTTCACCCACATCGCCGACCGGGTGCTCGGCATGGCCCGGGCCCGCGTCACCGGTGACTACCTGCAGACCGCCGCGATATTCGACGAAGAGATGAATGTGCTGTCGGCGCTGCACGATCCCAACGACTACCGGGGCCCAGGAACCGGATACCGGCCGACGCCGGAGCGTCAGGCGCAGATCGACGCCGTGCGCCAGGCACGATCGGTGGCCGACCTGGTCAAGGAGCAGGCCACCTCCGCGCAACCTGACCGATTGAGGGTTCTGGGTGCCGCCACGGTCGGCGAGGATCCGCGCGAGGTCGTCATCGGGGTGTCACCGGCGTTCGGCACCAAGCTGTTTCGCACTCTGTCCGGGATGACCATCTACGACGTGCTTGAGCAGATCCTGGCCGGCCTGGAGGAAGAACACTGCGTGCCGCGCCTGGTGCGGATCACCGACAGCATCGACCTCGGTGCGATCGGCAAGTCGGCGGCGCAGCTCTCCGGCTCCGGCATCGGGGTGGGCCTGCAGGCCAAGGGCACCACGCTGATCCACCGTCGTGATCTCCCGCCGCTGGCCAACCTCGAATTGCTCAGCGTCGCACCGCTCATCACGCCCGAGATGTACCGGTTGATCGGTATCAACGCCGGCAGGCACGCCAAAGGCGCGACACCGTCACCCATGCGCAACGCCTACACCGACGAGGCGATCACCGCCCGCTACCACACCAAGGTGGTGTCGATGGTTGCCATCGAACGTGAGGAGTCCGAGCGCCGCGAAACCGGAAACGTCGAACTGGAGATCACCCGATGA
- a CDS encoding APC family permease: protein MSEVVDDRPGSDAPPGSEKLRGNLGIPAIVLMVVAAAAPLSTIGGNVPIGMALGDTTGIPVAFVVAGVIFLLFSASFVAMSKYVTDAGAFYAYIQRGLGRAAGTGAAVLALPAYMCTLLGVSAYDGVILGGLIERFGGPQIPWWILTALVLAAVAWLGYRDIDLSAKVLGVFLVSEVAILVVLDLVIVLRGGEQGITGDSFTPQGLAGGVGIALLYALWGFVGVEATSVFRDEAKDPDRTVPRATYWAVGIVASFYAFSSWALIEGNGGHDAIQVAKDDPDNFMVNTAQQYLGMLGRDLTTLFWFVSVFACALAFHNITARYAFVLGQNNVFPKQLGKVHHRFGAPSNASLAVTVASFVIMAFLAGLGLDPVLQIFGPLGGVGVLALAILWLLTTISVVIFFRRRGGATRIVVLASAATLALGAGLVLIVSNLPLVVGGSPTLAVILGIAPVVVFGIGMVLSRRATGTLSEAKSE from the coding sequence ATGTCTGAGGTCGTCGACGACCGGCCCGGAAGCGATGCGCCGCCGGGTAGCGAGAAACTTCGCGGGAATCTCGGTATCCCCGCCATCGTCCTGATGGTCGTGGCGGCCGCGGCGCCGCTGTCGACCATCGGCGGCAACGTGCCGATCGGTATGGCGCTGGGCGACACCACCGGCATCCCGGTCGCGTTCGTCGTCGCGGGCGTGATCTTCCTGCTCTTCTCGGCGAGCTTCGTGGCCATGTCGAAGTACGTGACCGATGCCGGCGCCTTCTACGCCTACATCCAGCGCGGTCTCGGGCGGGCCGCCGGCACCGGCGCGGCTGTGCTCGCACTGCCGGCCTACATGTGCACGTTGCTCGGCGTCTCGGCGTACGACGGTGTGATTCTCGGCGGTCTGATCGAGCGTTTCGGCGGGCCGCAGATCCCGTGGTGGATCCTGACTGCACTCGTGCTCGCGGCCGTCGCGTGGCTCGGCTACCGCGACATCGACCTGAGCGCGAAGGTGCTCGGCGTCTTCCTGGTCTCCGAAGTGGCGATCCTGGTGGTTCTCGACCTGGTCATCGTCCTGCGTGGCGGCGAGCAGGGCATCACCGGTGACTCCTTCACCCCGCAGGGTCTCGCCGGTGGCGTCGGTATCGCCCTGCTGTACGCGCTGTGGGGCTTTGTCGGTGTCGAGGCGACGTCGGTGTTCCGGGACGAGGCCAAGGACCCCGACCGCACCGTGCCCCGCGCGACCTACTGGGCCGTCGGCATCGTCGCCAGCTTCTACGCCTTTTCGAGTTGGGCCCTCATCGAGGGCAACGGCGGCCACGACGCCATCCAGGTGGCCAAGGACGACCCAGACAACTTCATGGTGAACACCGCTCAGCAATACCTCGGCATGCTGGGCCGCGACCTCACCACGCTCTTCTGGTTCGTCAGTGTGTTCGCCTGCGCCCTGGCCTTCCACAACATCACCGCGCGGTACGCGTTCGTCCTGGGGCAGAACAACGTCTTCCCCAAGCAACTCGGCAAGGTCCACCACCGCTTCGGCGCCCCGTCCAACGCGTCGTTGGCGGTCACCGTGGCGTCCTTCGTGATCATGGCCTTCCTGGCCGGGCTGGGTCTGGACCCGGTTCTGCAGATCTTCGGTCCGCTCGGCGGCGTGGGTGTTCTCGCGCTGGCCATCCTGTGGCTGCTGACGACGATCTCTGTGGTCATCTTCTTCCGCCGTCGCGGCGGCGCGACCCGCATCGTCGTGCTGGCCTCGGCCGCCACGCTCGCGCTGGGCGCGGGCCTGGTGCTGATCGTGTCGAACCTCCCTCTGGTGGTCGGTGGTAGCCCGACTCTCGCCGTGATCCTCGGCATCGCGCCTGTGGTGGTGTTCGGCATCGGTATGGTGCTGAGCCGACGGGCCACGGGAACGCTTTCCGAAGCGAAATCCGAGTAG
- a CDS encoding PucR family transcriptional regulator — translation MSRDLPLTVAAALTVPPLDLGSVVAGQRGLTREVLWVDIMHAPAESFVRPGDLVLTTGADVRQPGVLDFLTYVVTSAAAGVVISPPPEAAVDELLVTLVPYAEQHEFPVVVLPWEVAFSAVQRSLLPLLTPLAPDELVQMVIGRRERDDAGWNDFAEVFAKNLQELALAAGVTVRSSVTDDLVMSHFSPAPSSSTVSALVEAAKRLNAIQQTAVSWVLLPPQEAVNAAATTAPRTPAPEGPVGPVQFADVLRQHPQCMAIVLQTLQPLIDYDRTRRGQLVRTLEVLLNEATNISAAARTLYLNRHSLLYRIKLIEELTGLSLKNPADRFQLEVSVRVHQINEARTTAGRAARLTT, via the coding sequence ATGTCTCGGGATTTGCCGCTGACCGTGGCGGCGGCCTTGACTGTTCCGCCACTCGACCTGGGATCGGTGGTGGCCGGGCAGCGCGGGCTTACCCGCGAGGTCCTGTGGGTGGACATCATGCACGCACCTGCGGAGTCCTTCGTCCGTCCCGGCGACCTGGTGCTCACCACCGGCGCCGATGTCCGCCAGCCCGGAGTGTTGGACTTCCTCACCTACGTCGTCACATCTGCAGCCGCCGGGGTGGTGATCAGCCCGCCACCCGAGGCCGCCGTCGACGAACTGCTCGTCACGCTGGTCCCGTACGCCGAGCAACACGAGTTCCCGGTGGTGGTGCTGCCGTGGGAGGTCGCGTTCTCCGCGGTCCAGCGAAGCCTGCTGCCGCTTCTGACGCCCCTGGCGCCCGACGAACTGGTCCAGATGGTCATCGGTCGTCGTGAACGCGACGACGCGGGGTGGAACGACTTTGCCGAGGTGTTCGCAAAGAATCTGCAGGAACTGGCGCTCGCGGCGGGGGTCACGGTGAGATCCTCGGTGACCGACGACCTCGTGATGAGTCACTTCTCGCCGGCCCCGTCGTCGTCGACGGTGTCCGCCCTTGTCGAAGCGGCCAAGCGGCTCAACGCAATTCAGCAGACCGCGGTCAGCTGGGTGCTGCTGCCTCCTCAGGAGGCGGTCAACGCGGCCGCCACCACGGCACCGCGGACGCCCGCCCCCGAAGGCCCCGTCGGGCCAGTGCAATTCGCCGACGTGCTGCGCCAGCATCCGCAGTGCATGGCCATCGTGCTGCAGACGCTGCAACCGCTGATCGACTACGACCGCACGCGCCGCGGGCAACTCGTCCGCACATTGGAGGTCCTGCTCAACGAGGCCACCAACATCAGCGCGGCGGCCAGGACGTTGTACCTGAACCGGCATTCCCTGCTGTACCGGATCAAGCTCATCGAGGAACTCACGGGTCTGTCGCTCAAGAACCCCGCCGACCGGTTCCAGCTCGAGGTGAGTGTGCGCGTACACCAGATCAACGAGGCTCGCACCACGGCAGGCCGCGCTGCGCGGCTCACGACCTGA
- a CDS encoding glucosamine-6-phosphate deaminase has translation MTPTVDITADTRAAGEAVAARIAALIRATPDAVIGVATGSSPLPVYTALARYVDAGLDVTRVTWCALDEYLGLPTHHPQSYRVELERALVAPLHLDPASLRVPDSTADDPDKDAADYEAFLAERGVDLQILGIGRNGHIGFNEPGTSFASRTHRARLTESTRKANARFFSGLDEVPHECLTQGLATIMRARRIELIAGGEQKADAVARALHGPITEQCPASILQRHPDVHVTLDAGAASLLVEHSARR, from the coding sequence ATGACACCGACGGTCGACATCACCGCCGATACCAGGGCCGCGGGCGAGGCGGTCGCCGCGCGCATCGCGGCGCTGATTCGCGCCACACCCGATGCGGTGATCGGCGTCGCGACCGGGTCGTCACCGTTGCCGGTGTACACCGCTCTGGCCAGATATGTCGATGCGGGCCTGGACGTGACGCGGGTGACCTGGTGCGCGCTCGACGAATATCTCGGTCTGCCAACACATCATCCACAGTCCTATCGGGTTGAGTTGGAACGTGCTCTGGTCGCGCCACTGCACCTCGATCCCGCGTCGTTGCGGGTTCCCGACAGTACTGCCGATGATCCGGACAAGGACGCCGCGGACTACGAAGCGTTTCTGGCCGAGCGGGGTGTCGATCTGCAGATCCTGGGCATCGGGCGCAACGGGCACATCGGGTTCAACGAGCCGGGCACGTCGTTCGCCTCCCGCACCCACCGGGCCCGACTCACCGAGTCGACGCGAAAAGCCAATGCGCGGTTCTTCTCCGGTCTCGACGAGGTGCCTCACGAGTGCCTGACACAGGGACTCGCCACGATCATGCGCGCGCGACGCATCGAGCTCATCGCCGGCGGAGAGCAGAAAGCCGACGCGGTCGCACGGGCACTGCACGGCCCGATCACCGAACAGTGCCCGGCCAGCATCCTGCAGCGTCATCCAGACGTGCATGTCACCCTCGATGCCGGCGCCGCGTCGCTCCTGGTCGAGCACTCCGCACGTCGCTGA
- a CDS encoding 6-phospho-beta-glucosidase: protein MKLAILGGGGFRTPYVWQALIRDQGTPRVTEVALYDVDETRLATVTTICEQLALGFDDTPALRTYTELEPALEGADFVFAAIRVGGVEQRCCDEHVALDLNVLGQETTGPGGIAYALRTVPVMLDIAETVKRVAPQAYFLNFTNPAGIITEALQTVLGDRALGICDTPSGLGRRVAGVLGYDHTRIQMDYVGLNHLGWMRRVLVDGVDVLPNLLADEHRLSRMEETQIFGAEWIHSLGVIPNEYLYYYYFNRDAVRRILESPQTRGDFLLETQGKFFTEAAENPDTAAKLWGEAVDERGASYMAEAKGGVQGNPTVERERETDPAHLGYAGVALGVMAAISRDERRTMILNVRNRGTIAGLPTDAVVEVPTTVDANGVHPLTLDSQPDLHQLGLMQQVKAVERHAISAAVNGSTDEALKAFALHPLVDSVTVARQLLAGYIAANPDLARVLAKSSLAA, encoded by the coding sequence ATGAAACTCGCCATTCTCGGTGGTGGTGGATTCCGCACCCCCTACGTCTGGCAGGCGCTGATCCGCGATCAGGGCACACCCCGCGTGACCGAGGTGGCCCTGTACGACGTCGACGAGACCCGGTTGGCCACCGTCACCACCATCTGCGAGCAGTTGGCCCTCGGGTTCGACGACACCCCCGCACTGCGCACCTACACCGAGCTCGAACCCGCTTTGGAGGGCGCCGATTTCGTGTTTGCGGCGATCCGCGTCGGCGGCGTCGAACAGCGGTGCTGCGATGAACATGTCGCACTCGACCTCAACGTGCTGGGGCAGGAGACCACGGGCCCGGGCGGGATCGCCTACGCGCTGCGCACCGTTCCGGTGATGCTCGACATCGCCGAGACGGTCAAACGGGTCGCACCGCAGGCATATTTCCTGAACTTCACCAACCCGGCCGGCATCATCACCGAAGCGCTGCAGACCGTTCTGGGTGACCGTGCACTCGGGATCTGTGACACGCCTTCGGGTTTGGGACGCCGGGTGGCGGGCGTGCTCGGCTACGATCACACCCGCATCCAGATGGACTACGTGGGCCTCAACCACCTCGGCTGGATGCGGCGCGTGCTGGTGGACGGCGTGGACGTGCTGCCCAACCTGCTCGCCGACGAGCACCGGTTGAGCCGCATGGAGGAAACCCAGATCTTCGGTGCCGAATGGATCCACTCCCTCGGCGTGATCCCGAACGAATATCTGTACTACTACTACTTCAACCGTGATGCGGTGCGCCGCATACTCGAATCCCCCCAGACCCGTGGTGACTTCCTGCTCGAGACCCAGGGCAAGTTCTTCACCGAGGCCGCGGAGAATCCCGACACCGCTGCCAAGCTGTGGGGCGAGGCGGTCGATGAGCGCGGTGCAAGTTACATGGCCGAGGCCAAGGGCGGCGTGCAGGGCAACCCGACCGTCGAGCGTGAGCGCGAGACCGATCCGGCGCATCTGGGCTATGCGGGTGTGGCTCTCGGTGTGATGGCGGCGATCAGCCGCGACGAGCGGCGCACCATGATCCTCAACGTCCGCAACCGGGGCACCATCGCCGGCCTGCCCACCGACGCGGTCGTCGAGGTGCCGACCACCGTCGACGCCAACGGCGTGCACCCGCTGACCCTCGACAGCCAGCCGGATCTTCACCAACTCGGTCTCATGCAGCAGGTCAAAGCCGTGGAGCGGCACGCGATCTCGGCGGCCGTCAACGGCTCCACCGATGAGGCGCTCAAAGCGTTCGCACTGCACCCGCTGGTGGATTCGGTGACCGTGGCCCGCCAGTTGCTGGCGGGCTACATCGCCGCCAATCCCGATCTGGCCCGGGTGCTGGCGAAGAGCTCACTGGCCGCATGA
- a CDS encoding DeoR/GlpR family DNA-binding transcription regulator, whose amino-acid sequence MFLAERHERILAELADGGQSVVQLAEALGVSESTIRRDLDILAKSGRLKRLYGGAMLTSGSRANITDSGAVEEPYTFESRPDFALRKRVAAEAARLVSDGDVIVLDIGSTTPLVARELRGRPVTVITSNLAVLDEIRDDDTVEVVLLGGVLRRNQQSLVGPLTEQLIGQLSADLMFLSCTGVRGGRVVDNMAVEAPIKQALIAASQRIALLASEVKFPGTGALRLCTLDEVDVLITTSGTPEDEIAKRREAGRKVIVA is encoded by the coding sequence ATGTTCCTCGCCGAGCGTCACGAACGGATACTCGCCGAGCTGGCCGACGGCGGACAGTCGGTGGTTCAGCTCGCCGAGGCGCTCGGCGTCAGCGAGTCGACCATCCGTCGCGACCTCGACATCCTCGCCAAATCCGGCCGGTTGAAGCGGCTCTACGGCGGGGCGATGCTCACCTCGGGCAGCCGCGCCAACATCACCGACTCCGGCGCGGTCGAAGAGCCGTACACCTTCGAGAGCCGTCCCGACTTCGCGCTGCGCAAGCGGGTCGCCGCGGAGGCGGCACGGCTGGTCTCCGACGGTGACGTCATCGTCCTGGACATCGGGTCGACCACCCCGCTCGTGGCCCGCGAACTGCGCGGCAGGCCCGTCACGGTCATCACTTCGAACCTCGCGGTGCTCGACGAGATCCGCGACGACGACACGGTCGAGGTGGTGCTCCTGGGCGGCGTGCTGCGGCGCAATCAGCAGTCGCTGGTGGGCCCGCTCACCGAGCAGCTCATCGGACAGCTCAGCGCCGATCTGATGTTCCTGAGCTGCACGGGAGTTCGCGGTGGCCGTGTGGTGGACAACATGGCCGTCGAGGCCCCCATCAAGCAGGCGCTGATCGCCGCGTCACAGCGAATTGCGTTGCTGGCCAGCGAGGTCAAGTTCCCCGGGACCGGCGCACTGCGCCTGTGCACGCTCGACGAGGTCGACGTGCTCATCACCACCTCCGGCACCCCGGAGGACGAAATCGCCAAGCGCCGTGAGGCCGGCAGGAAGGTCATAGTCGCATGA
- a CDS encoding carbohydrate kinase family protein, with protein sequence MTEREIDVLVAGRVYSDLVFTGVNAPAPGEEVYADGFAISPGGAANRAVAAARLGAHTALVTELGDDPIGCIVARSLQKEPNLDLRYAVQHPGYQIPISVAITDGHDRSFVTYEHSGHLPSWPEDIPVRVAHVGLGRGPVPAEAAHLRAQGTLLVGGVGWDPSGEWSEELLDHLAGVDVLIVNEIEALLYTRAATVEEALEVLAGAVETAVITLGPDGAIAAQGATRLRVPAIAVEAVDPTGAGDAFTAAFMVATAWEWELADRLRLASACATCSVRGAGGARSAPHPADIADLLADCCADPDWTPVREWAGRHRQSTVPATPGALTS encoded by the coding sequence GTGACCGAGCGCGAAATCGACGTCCTGGTCGCAGGCCGGGTCTACAGCGACCTGGTGTTCACGGGTGTGAACGCCCCGGCCCCCGGCGAGGAGGTCTACGCCGACGGGTTCGCGATCTCGCCGGGAGGCGCCGCGAACCGGGCCGTCGCGGCCGCGCGACTCGGCGCACACACCGCGCTGGTCACCGAACTCGGTGACGACCCCATAGGCTGCATCGTCGCGCGCAGCCTGCAGAAAGAACCGAACCTCGACCTGCGCTACGCCGTCCAGCACCCCGGATATCAGATCCCCATCTCGGTGGCCATCACCGACGGCCACGACCGGTCGTTCGTCACCTACGAACACTCCGGGCATCTGCCGTCCTGGCCCGAAGACATCCCGGTACGGGTGGCACACGTGGGGCTCGGTCGCGGTCCGGTCCCGGCCGAAGCAGCGCATCTTCGCGCGCAAGGCACCCTGCTCGTCGGTGGCGTGGGCTGGGACCCGTCGGGTGAGTGGTCCGAGGAACTGCTCGATCACCTCGCGGGCGTCGACGTGCTCATCGTCAACGAGATCGAAGCGCTCCTCTACACCCGGGCCGCCACCGTCGAAGAGGCCCTGGAGGTCCTGGCCGGCGCGGTCGAGACCGCCGTCATCACCCTCGGCCCCGACGGCGCGATCGCGGCCCAGGGCGCGACACGCCTGCGGGTACCCGCCATCGCGGTGGAGGCCGTCGACCCCACCGGGGCCGGCGACGCGTTCACCGCGGCATTCATGGTCGCCACGGCGTGGGAGTGGGAACTGGCCGACCGGCTGAGGCTCGCCAGCGCCTGCGCGACGTGCTCCGTGCGGGGCGCCGGGGGAGCGCGCAGCGCGCCGCACCCGGCCGACATCGCCGACCTGCTCGCCGACTGCTGTGCCGACCCGGACTGGACGCCGGTCCGGGAATGGGCCGGCCGACATCGCCAATCCACTGTCCCCGCAACCCCAGGAGCCCTGACGTCATGA
- a CDS encoding extracellular solute-binding protein, with translation MTRTRLFRFGSAVASTLTVAALALSACAPGPSGDSGSSPAPTGEVSKDIASAGPVTLTVWDQNTDGGIREAQEKLNAQFQEMYPNVTIKRTVESFSDLKTTLRLALSSNTPPDVVQANQGYPDMGAFVAAGMLRPMSDYAELYGWNTYYPEALLKQNSFSSDGKTWQGDTLYGVSQTGEVVGIFYNRELLSSLGLEVPKTLDDLNAAMEAAKAKNILPMAFGNLDKSPGIHLYGVVQAALAGAPAVNDLVSGKGGAWTDEPSLKAAQRIADWSTKGYLTPGANGVSRDDAIAEFGRGGALFTITGTWMQQPLQDALGDKAGFTTLTSDQGEPATTGGQGLAWAITSKSAHPDVAAAYIDFITNAKASQLLLDTGNLPTVLPSGYEPEAGTVAADIATQYRDVQEANGEVPYLDYATPTFYDTITAAMQELVGGQATPEQFVDTLQKDYADFLASQK, from the coding sequence ATGACCAGAACGCGCCTCTTCCGATTCGGTTCCGCCGTCGCATCCACCCTCACCGTCGCGGCGCTGGCGTTGTCCGCCTGTGCGCCCGGCCCATCCGGTGACTCCGGTTCTTCACCCGCCCCCACAGGCGAGGTGTCCAAGGACATCGCCTCGGCGGGCCCGGTGACGCTGACCGTCTGGGACCAGAACACCGACGGTGGTATCCGAGAGGCGCAAGAGAAGCTCAACGCCCAGTTCCAGGAGATGTACCCCAACGTCACCATCAAACGCACCGTCGAGTCGTTCAGCGACCTGAAGACCACACTGCGCCTTGCCTTGTCGAGTAACACCCCACCCGACGTGGTGCAGGCCAACCAGGGCTACCCCGACATGGGCGCGTTCGTGGCGGCGGGCATGCTGCGCCCGATGAGCGACTACGCCGAACTCTACGGGTGGAACACCTATTACCCGGAGGCGCTGCTCAAGCAGAACAGCTTCAGCAGCGACGGCAAAACCTGGCAGGGTGACACGCTCTACGGGGTGTCGCAGACCGGCGAGGTTGTCGGGATCTTCTACAACCGCGAGTTGCTCTCCTCACTGGGCCTCGAAGTCCCGAAGACGTTGGACGACTTGAACGCCGCGATGGAGGCCGCGAAGGCCAAGAACATCCTGCCGATGGCGTTCGGCAACCTCGACAAGAGCCCCGGCATCCATCTCTACGGCGTGGTGCAGGCCGCGCTGGCCGGTGCGCCCGCGGTCAACGACCTGGTGAGTGGCAAGGGCGGAGCCTGGACCGACGAACCGTCGCTCAAAGCCGCACAGCGGATCGCCGACTGGTCGACGAAGGGCTATCTGACACCCGGCGCCAACGGCGTCTCGCGTGACGACGCCATCGCCGAATTCGGCCGCGGCGGAGCCCTGTTCACCATCACCGGCACCTGGATGCAGCAGCCGCTGCAGGATGCTCTCGGCGACAAGGCAGGCTTCACCACGCTCACCTCCGACCAGGGCGAGCCCGCCACCACCGGCGGTCAGGGCCTGGCGTGGGCGATCACATCGAAGTCGGCGCATCCCGACGTGGCGGCCGCGTACATCGACTTCATCACCAACGCCAAGGCCTCGCAGTTGCTGCTGGACACCGGCAACCTGCCGACGGTGCTGCCATCGGGGTACGAGCCCGAGGCAGGCACCGTCGCCGCCGACATCGCGACGCAGTACCGCGACGTGCAGGAGGCCAACGGTGAGGTGCCGTACCTGGATTACGCGACGCCCACGTTCTACGACACCATCACCGCCGCGATGCAGGAACTGGTCGGCGGGCAGGCCACCCCTGAGCAATTCGTCGACACACTGCAGAAGGACTACGCCGACTTCCTGGCGAGCCAGAAGTGA